The Brevibacillus brevis genome contains a region encoding:
- a CDS encoding response regulator transcription factor, with translation MYKVLLVEDERMIREGLKMLIEKGTSGFAVMAEAENGKDALHYLRTEMPDLIVTDIRMREVDGLALIGKIREMYEELPIVIISGYGDFHYAQKALKYKVSDYLLKPIDRLELISTLAKIRQVLDRKKKVREEENTVDGSHREERQIIRKVKAFIHDHLDGDLRLQTLAESVHLNPIYLSQLFKTETGENVSDYITQVRMNRAKQLLYETRLKVYDIARLVGYQSAKHFMLVFKKEVGMTPGGYRDSVGTEDL, from the coding sequence AAAAAGGAACATCTGGTTTTGCCGTTATGGCAGAAGCGGAAAATGGGAAGGATGCCCTGCATTATCTGCGCACGGAAATGCCTGATTTGATTGTGACAGATATCCGCATGCGGGAAGTCGACGGCTTGGCGCTGATCGGGAAAATTCGGGAGATGTATGAGGAGTTGCCGATCGTGATTATTAGTGGCTATGGTGATTTTCACTACGCACAGAAAGCATTGAAGTACAAAGTCTCCGACTATCTTTTGAAGCCTATTGATCGATTAGAACTGATAAGCACGCTCGCAAAAATCAGGCAAGTGTTGGATCGCAAAAAGAAAGTCCGGGAAGAAGAAAACACTGTCGACGGCAGCCACAGAGAAGAAAGACAAATCATTCGCAAGGTAAAAGCATTCATTCACGATCATTTGGACGGGGATCTGAGACTCCAGACGCTGGCGGAGTCTGTTCATTTGAATCCGATTTATTTGAGTCAATTGTTCAAGACCGAGACGGGGGAAAATGTTTCTGACTACATCACGCAGGTGAGGATGAACCGCGCCAAGCAGCTGTTATACGAGACGAGGCTGAAGGTGTATGATATCGCCCGCTTAGTAGGGTATCAGAGCGCGAAGCATTTCATGCTGGTATTCAAAAAGGAAGTCGGGATGACACCCGGAGGCTACCGAGACAGCGTAGGTACTGAAGATCTTTAA
- a CDS encoding ABC transporter substrate-binding protein: MKKAILLALSTALTAFTFGCSNTATTPGDSTTGKKEAVELTFLTWGNQAHLDLYTKLSEKFTQQNPTIKVKLESVPFPDYQQKVTVLAAGQELPDIGWVSERMVPQFMENGILEDVSDVKNDAAFKLDDFIPSTLELFQKDDKLYGLPFSTPPTVMFYNKDLFDKAGLKSPNELAKEGKWTWEEFEKSAQAISSGTGVSKIYGANFFRDWKTWIILSSYSWSNGSGPFNKEMNQFTWNDQYGVETLSMLQRMMFTDGSHPKAGEQVSFESGKIGMFFDVYSYVSKARTIKDFKWDIAPMPAGSQGSAPMLGQAGYSIFKGTKHLEETKLFLKFLASEQGVQETSTYFVPPRLSVLNSDPFLNVPGNPDPAHIKQAVIDEMPKAHLQPGHVDWQKIDTTILAGFDQLFGQTAQPADIVKALEEKVNPIMKK, encoded by the coding sequence ATGAAAAAGGCAATCCTGTTGGCATTGTCTACTGCTTTGACAGCGTTTACATTTGGGTGCAGCAACACCGCGACAACTCCCGGTGACTCCACAACGGGCAAGAAAGAAGCAGTCGAGCTTACGTTTTTGACATGGGGCAACCAAGCCCACCTGGACCTGTATACGAAGCTCTCTGAAAAATTTACCCAACAAAACCCGACCATCAAGGTGAAGCTGGAATCTGTGCCATTCCCCGATTACCAGCAAAAGGTGACGGTGCTGGCTGCTGGTCAGGAGCTGCCTGACATCGGGTGGGTGTCTGAGAGAATGGTCCCGCAGTTTATGGAGAATGGGATATTGGAAGATGTCTCGGATGTAAAGAACGATGCTGCTTTTAAGCTGGACGACTTTATTCCGTCGACGCTTGAGCTGTTCCAAAAAGACGACAAATTGTACGGACTGCCGTTTTCTACCCCGCCTACCGTGATGTTTTACAACAAAGACTTGTTTGACAAGGCAGGCCTGAAATCGCCGAACGAACTAGCGAAAGAAGGAAAATGGACGTGGGAGGAGTTCGAAAAGTCGGCACAAGCGATCTCGAGCGGAACCGGGGTGAGCAAAATCTACGGGGCCAACTTCTTCCGTGATTGGAAAACGTGGATCATCCTGTCTTCCTATTCATGGTCAAATGGCAGCGGCCCGTTCAACAAAGAAATGAATCAGTTTACGTGGAATGACCAATACGGGGTGGAGACACTCAGCATGCTCCAACGGATGATGTTTACCGATGGGTCGCATCCGAAGGCGGGAGAGCAAGTCAGCTTTGAATCAGGCAAAATTGGCATGTTCTTTGATGTGTACAGCTACGTTTCGAAGGCACGGACGATCAAGGACTTTAAGTGGGACATTGCTCCGATGCCAGCGGGTTCACAAGGCTCGGCACCGATGCTTGGTCAGGCAGGGTATTCGATTTTCAAAGGAACCAAACATTTGGAGGAGACTAAGCTATTCCTCAAGTTTCTCGCGAGTGAGCAGGGTGTCCAGGAGACCTCGACGTACTTTGTACCGCCGCGTTTGTCTGTTCTAAATTCCGATCCGTTTTTGAATGTTCCAGGCAACCCAGACCCTGCACACATCAAGCAGGCGGTTATCGACGAAATGCCTAAGGCACATCTGCAACCAGGGCATGTGGACTGGCAAAAAATCGACACGACGATACTGGCTGGATTTGATCAATTATTTGGTCAAACGGCACAGCCTGCGGATATCGTGAAGGCGCTGGAAGAGAAAGTCAATCCGA